In a genomic window of Streptomyces sp. NBC_01231:
- a CDS encoding phage tail protein, protein MSLQPGDALTSHNFGLQIDGVMVEYLAEVSGLSLEQDVIEYQQVSAQGKPVTKKLPGVKKAGTCTVVRGMTQSAAFNTWITESINGVMASARKNATIMVMDYQNNPVKRYNMRNAWCSKIDTSTVKAGEAAALTETVTITFEELVIE, encoded by the coding sequence ATGAGTCTCCAGCCGGGTGACGCCCTTACTTCGCACAATTTCGGGCTCCAGATCGACGGCGTGATGGTCGAGTATCTCGCCGAGGTCAGCGGCCTCAGCCTGGAACAGGACGTCATCGAGTACCAGCAGGTCTCCGCGCAGGGCAAACCGGTCACCAAGAAGCTGCCGGGCGTCAAGAAGGCCGGTACCTGCACGGTCGTCCGCGGTATGACGCAGTCCGCCGCGTTCAACACGTGGATCACCGAGTCGATCAACGGTGTGATGGCCAGCGCCCGCAAGAACGCCACGATCATGGTGATGGACTACCAGAACAACCCGGTCAAGCGGTACAACATGCGCAACGCCTGGTGCAGCAAGATCGACACCAGCACGGTGAAGGCCGGCGAGGCCGCGGCGCTGACCGAGACCGTGACGATCACTTTCGAAGAACTGGTCATCGAGTAA